The genomic stretch GAGACTGTCGCTGATGCGGCTTCGCAGTATGATGGATTGAAGAACCCGTGACGGGAGTTTTTCCCCGGAAAGGTTCGACGGCCCTTTATAGCTTTCCCCTTCCCAGTCCATTTTCCACGTCATCAAAATGCGTTTGAATGTCCGGACACTCACCCTCGTATTCCCTTTCCACACCGGATGATACGGAAGGAATTTCCCGTAGTACCGCTGTTTCTGGATGACCGTTTCATCCGAGCGGTTTTTTGCATCCTGGCAGGTGACGGACAGACGGTATGTGGCAGGCCATCCGGAGAAGGACCCGCCAACCCATGACTCGATGCCCGCGATCTCTGCTTTCCCGATGTTTTCGGAAATGAGATAATCCCCATATGTTCGCCGCTGAATAAGGTCTTTTGCGGTACGATAAAACACGCTCGTATCCATCTCGACGGT from bacterium encodes the following:
- a CDS encoding TonB-dependent receptor, which translates into the protein STTCSLGFRSRVSPALILRANGGAFSRIPQFSELFGDTGDVVGNTKLSDEKGVNIDAGFHYSRDAGTVEMDTSVFYRTAKDLIQRRTYGDYLISENIGKAEIAGIESWVGGSFSGWPATYRLSVTCQDAKNRSDETVIQKQRYYGKFLPYHPVWKGNTRVSVRTFKRILMTWKMDWEGESYKGPSNLSGEKLPSRVLQSIILRSRISDSLDVVFEAANITDNHTPDRWGYPKPGRGFYITLAWNREFDGNDKSEKE